One window of the Actinomycetota bacterium genome contains the following:
- a CDS encoding RodZ domain-containing protein, producing the protein MPHATTADIGATLRAAREDLGISVEEAAWRTRIKPDYLRALEGERFEEIGHHAVARGHLHTYARYLGLEADALAQEYRRRFEYSEPSPIERLNEQVKESRRPPKPKWLIAALVSSVVLVAAALTGVIRGPGPQLTPAGNALATLPASTEATGRPTAQASAVVPPPQTSLVTIVVVAQGRSWLRAMVDGTLEFEGIVAAGTSKTFDGTEQIDIAIGNAGAMRLIVNGTDLGPAGRAGQVYRASFGPRGEIKPQ; encoded by the coding sequence GTGCCGCATGCCACAACCGCCGACATCGGAGCGACCCTCCGGGCGGCGCGCGAAGATCTCGGCATATCCGTCGAGGAAGCCGCTTGGCGTACCCGGATCAAGCCCGACTACCTCCGCGCGCTCGAGGGCGAGCGTTTCGAAGAGATCGGCCATCACGCGGTTGCACGCGGCCATCTGCACACCTACGCCCGGTACCTCGGACTCGAGGCGGATGCGCTGGCGCAGGAGTATCGGCGCCGGTTCGAGTATTCCGAGCCGTCACCGATCGAGCGGCTGAACGAGCAGGTCAAGGAGTCGCGCCGGCCGCCGAAGCCCAAGTGGCTCATCGCCGCGCTCGTCTCTTCGGTCGTTCTGGTCGCCGCGGCTCTCACCGGCGTTATCCGGGGGCCGGGTCCGCAACTGACGCCGGCCGGCAACGCGCTCGCGACCTTGCCGGCCTCGACCGAGGCGACCGGCCGGCCGACCGCCCAGGCGAGCGCCGTCGTTCCGCCGCCGCAGACGTCTCTCGTCACGATCGTGGTCGTCGCGCAAGGCCGCAGCTGGCTGCGCGCGATGGTCGACGGGACGCTCGAATTCGAGGGGATCGTCGCCGCCGGAACGTCCAAGACGTTCGACGGGACCGAGCAGATCGACATCGCGATCGGCAACGCCGGAGCCATGCGACTGATCGTGAACGGCACGGATCTGGGCCCGGCTGG